In Gadus chalcogrammus isolate NIFS_2021 chromosome 1, NIFS_Gcha_1.0, whole genome shotgun sequence, the sequence TTTTCCAACCCATCTGTAAGTAAAACATGAACAGAAATGCTCATTTGCAAAGTGCGGTTTATTTTACGTTGCCTTGATTACATGCCTCTACATTCACAAATAAGCCAGTTACATATATGATCCAACTGTAAAAGATGAAAATGTTTTCCCTTTCACAAGAGGAAAACAAAAATCTCACTGTACTTATACGTTGGACTCTCTGTACACAAACAGAAGCAGAAACATGTTGTCGGGGTCTGCTCTTCCTGCAACTGTCTTTAGGTTACACCAAATGGTTTGTAAGATACAAAAGGTGAAGTCAGCCTTCAGTCGTTTCCCGGGGGAGAGTGGTAAGtgttcatcttcttcttcttcgatAGGGTATCACATGGGGGGGTTTGTGGTCGAGGGTGTCGCTTACGCGGGGGACACGGAGCTGGTGGAGACGGAGGAGGCCTCGGTCTTGGCGCTggatccttcctcctcctcgaagGGGTTCTTGCCGCAGCACAGGGTGGTGATCATGCAGTGACGGAACTGCTTGTTCATGCAGATGTAGATCAGGGGGTTGTAGATGGACGAGGACTTGGCAAAGAACGCCGGCAGGGTCATGAAGATGGGGCCGAAGATGCTGCCCTGGTTGCAGAAGATGTACCAGGCCACGCTGGCGTAGGGGACCCAGCAGATCAGGAAGCCCAGCACCATGATGACCACCATGCGGctcacctccctctccgcccTCTGGGTGGTCTCGGACTCCTGCTGGGCGGCGGCAGCCTCCTTCACTGCGCAGAGCAGCCGTCCGTAGCAGAAGAAGATCACGATCATGGGGACCATGAAGTGGCATGTGAACATGTAGATGACGAAAGACTCGTTGTTGTAGCCCTCGGCGCGGGTGTAGTAGTCGACTCCGCATGAGCACTGCATTCCCTCGGGGATGTAACGAGACCAGCCCACCAGGGGGGGGAAAGCGCAAGCGTTGGCCATGACCCAGGTGAAGGCCACGCCCATGACGGCGTGGTTCTCCCCGAAGCGGAAGTTGCTCATGGGCTTGCAGACGACGACCCAGCGCTCGATGGCCAACACCACCAGCGACCACAGCCCGATCTCACCGCCCAGGGTGGCAAAGTATCCTTCGATGTTGCAGCCGGTGCGCCCTAAGACGAAGTAGCCGTGCATGGAggtgtacatggtggtggtgaagcCGCCGAAAACCATGAACAGGTTGGCCACGGCCATGTTCAGCAGGATGTAGTTCAGGGGCGTCCGCAGCTTCTTGTGTTCCAGGGTGACGTAGAGGGTGAGGAAGTTGATGGGGAAGCCGAGCAGGATGAGTAGGAACATGTAGGCGG encodes:
- the LOC130384166 gene encoding rhodopsin; translated protein: MNGTEGPAFYVPWDNSTGIVRSPYEYPQYYLVSTAAYSALAAYMFLLILLGFPINFLTLYVTLEHKKLRTPLNYILLNMAVANLFMVFGGFTTTMYTSMHGYFVLGRTGCNIEGYFATLGGEIGLWSLVVLAIERWVVVCKPMSNFRFGENHAVMGVAFTWVMANACAFPPLVGWSRYIPEGMQCSCGVDYYTRAEGYNNESFVIYMFTCHFMVPMIVIFFCYGRLLCAVKEAAAAQQESETTQRAEREVSRMVVIMVLGFLICWVPYASVAWYIFCNQGSIFGPIFMTLPAFFAKSSSIYNPLIYICMNKQFRHCMITTLCCGKNPFEEEEGSSAKTEASSVSTSSVSPA